A genomic stretch from Natronomonas gomsonensis includes:
- a CDS encoding pirin family protein: MTTPPTTQSAPHIHTAPRTDVSQNQGKFRIHFNFPGRAVPDHDDHGYGPLATVVESFMDPGTLIRMHQHRNEEIISWVPEGVMRHDDRQGNELVTDSEHLMVMNAGSGFWHAEETYAEDPPLRMLQIFVRPQTLDLQPKIQHEPIPESTPDAWRHLFGPEGGDAPLFVRNDVDFYDCRLAAGATVSVPTHPDWDTYLYVFEGAVDVEDAQLGYTESALIQGNGDDDTSMTASEDSLLVAFCINPEAPITRQGTIGR; this comes from the coding sequence ATGACGACCCCACCGACGACCCAATCCGCTCCACACATTCACACGGCGCCCCGAACGGATGTCTCACAGAACCAGGGCAAATTCAGGATTCACTTCAACTTCCCCGGCCGCGCCGTTCCGGACCACGACGATCACGGTTACGGCCCGCTGGCGACTGTCGTTGAGTCGTTCATGGACCCCGGAACACTGATTCGAATGCACCAACACCGGAATGAGGAAATCATCTCGTGGGTCCCTGAGGGCGTCATGCGACACGACGACCGACAGGGGAATGAACTGGTCACAGACTCCGAGCATCTGATGGTGATGAACGCCGGCAGCGGCTTCTGGCACGCCGAAGAGACGTATGCGGAGGACCCACCACTCCGGATGCTCCAGATATTCGTTCGACCACAGACGCTCGATTTACAGCCGAAAATTCAACACGAGCCGATTCCCGAGTCGACGCCCGATGCGTGGCGTCACCTCTTCGGCCCAGAAGGAGGGGACGCTCCGTTGTTCGTTCGCAACGACGTCGACTTCTATGACTGCCGGCTTGCCGCCGGGGCGACTGTGTCGGTACCCACCCACCCCGATTGGGACACCTACCTCTACGTCTTTGAGGGGGCGGTCGATGTCGAAGACGCCCAACTCGGATACACTGAGAGTGCGCTGATACAGGGCAACGGCGATGACGACACCTCCATGACTGCCAGCGAGGACTCGCTTCTCGTCGCGTTCTGTATCAACCCCGAGGCACCGATAACCCGCCAAGGGACGATTGGCCGCTAG
- a CDS encoding winged helix-turn-helix transcriptional regulator, which yields MNDQRKEVWCAGEEWCPITTTSSLIGKKWHPVIIHRLLENGPLGFNALKEEVDGISSKVLSDTLDDLEGNDLINREIVSEKPFRVEYSLTEFGQSLKPVIYEMRDWGLEYLRPPEEA from the coding sequence ATGAACGACCAACGTAAAGAGGTCTGGTGCGCCGGCGAGGAGTGGTGTCCGATTACAACGACGTCGTCGTTGATCGGCAAGAAGTGGCATCCAGTCATTATCCATCGTCTTCTCGAAAACGGGCCACTCGGATTCAATGCCCTGAAAGAGGAGGTCGACGGAATCTCGAGTAAGGTGTTGTCCGATACGCTCGACGACCTCGAAGGAAACGACCTCATCAACCGTGAAATCGTCAGCGAGAAGCCGTTTCGCGTCGAGTACTCCCTGACGGAGTTCGGCCAGTCCCTGAAACCGGTTATTTACGAAATGCGTGATTGGGGGTTGGAGTATCTCCGGCCACCGGAGGAGGCGTAG
- a CDS encoding transcription factor S, producing the protein MQFCDECGSMMHSEDGEMVCSSCGAKQSKDEERAAEFVTTETQSETELIETEEGANFEGKPTADDVTCEKCGHGKAWYTIKQTGAADEPPTRFFKCQDCGYRWREYN; encoded by the coding sequence ATGCAGTTCTGCGACGAGTGCGGGTCGATGATGCACTCAGAGGACGGCGAGATGGTGTGTTCGTCCTGTGGGGCGAAACAGTCGAAAGACGAAGAGCGCGCCGCGGAGTTCGTCACCACGGAGACCCAATCCGAGACCGAACTCATCGAGACGGAGGAGGGAGCGAACTTCGAAGGAAAACCGACCGCCGACGACGTGACCTGCGAGAAGTGCGGTCACGGAAAGGCGTGGTACACCATCAAACAGACCGGCGCCGCCGACGAACCGCCGACGCGGTTTTTCAAATGTCAGGACTGCGGGTACCGCTGGCGGGAGTACAACTGA
- a CDS encoding APC family permease, producing the protein MTDTFDAFGLDRGAVSVIGATGLVVGNVIGISIFTLPGPLAADAGPVVIFGILLAAIPLVFGIGITYQLGSAIPTTGGNYIYASRLVHPFAGFLLPWLILPGVWAGLLFIGVGFAEYVGLFVATPDLVLIYLLLTTFLILNILGIHPVARVQLLFVGVLIGSMLLFIVPGAFHIEPSNYTPLLPNGVGPFALAVVSLYFPLRGFSMVANIGDELENPSQAIPRVLLLSALIALSLFIALVAVLVGVVHYTELGVGDGALVMAAERFLPGPLAGLLAVGAVAGGFTSISTTYTGFSRALMRAANDGIFPTVFAAVHDRFSTPHIALLALGVPPLLLAPLQPSPVILSIFLAIAILTVNCLNAVALWRLPQVFPDRYTNASVTLSPLSIRIVAIGGAVSSLVLIGVTSLRLPLMVGVIAAYIAVGYLVFRLRVWQLAQHDTDLREVMRSLD; encoded by the coding sequence ATGACGGATACCTTCGATGCGTTCGGTTTGGATCGCGGCGCGGTGTCAGTGATTGGAGCCACGGGGCTCGTCGTGGGGAACGTTATCGGTATCAGCATTTTCACCCTCCCGGGGCCGCTGGCTGCCGACGCCGGCCCCGTCGTCATCTTCGGCATCCTGCTCGCGGCGATTCCGCTGGTCTTCGGTATCGGCATCACCTATCAACTCGGCTCTGCGATTCCAACGACAGGTGGGAACTACATCTATGCCTCGCGCCTCGTCCACCCGTTTGCGGGATTCCTCTTGCCGTGGCTGATTCTCCCTGGCGTCTGGGCAGGATTGCTTTTCATCGGTGTCGGGTTCGCGGAGTACGTCGGCCTCTTCGTGGCCACGCCAGACCTCGTGTTGATCTATCTCCTGCTCACGACGTTCCTCATCTTGAACATCCTTGGCATCCATCCCGTTGCACGCGTTCAGTTACTGTTCGTTGGTGTGCTAATTGGGAGCATGCTCCTCTTTATCGTTCCCGGCGCCTTCCATATCGAACCCAGTAACTACACGCCATTGTTACCGAATGGCGTTGGGCCGTTTGCGCTCGCTGTCGTCTCGCTGTACTTCCCGCTGCGGGGGTTCTCGATGGTCGCCAACATCGGCGACGAACTCGAGAACCCCTCTCAGGCGATTCCTCGGGTGTTGCTACTCTCGGCACTCATCGCGTTATCGCTGTTTATCGCGCTGGTCGCTGTTCTGGTCGGCGTCGTCCATTATACGGAACTCGGCGTCGGCGACGGCGCGCTGGTGATGGCTGCCGAGCGGTTCCTACCCGGACCGCTGGCTGGCCTCCTCGCCGTCGGGGCGGTCGCGGGGGGCTTCACCTCGATTAGCACGACGTATACGGGGTTTTCGAGAGCGTTGATGCGGGCGGCAAATGATGGCATCTTCCCGACTGTGTTCGCGGCAGTCCACGACCGCTTCAGTACACCGCACATCGCGCTGTTGGCACTAGGCGTGCCGCCACTCCTCCTCGCGCCACTCCAGCCATCGCCAGTAATCCTCTCGATATTTCTCGCAATCGCCATCCTCACGGTCAACTGCCTCAACGCTGTTGCACTCTGGCGACTCCCGCAGGTGTTTCCAGATCGCTACACGAACGCTAGCGTGACGCTTTCACCGCTTAGTATCCGGATCGTTGCGATCGGCGGGGCTGTGAGCTCACTCGTTCTGATTGGCGTGACGAGCCTCCGGCTGCCGTTGATGGTCGGCGTCATCGCCGCCTACATCGCGGTCGGTTATCTGGTCTTTCGACTCCGTGTCTGGCAACTCGCACAGCACGATACTGACCTCCGAGAGGTGATGCGCTCACTAGATTGA
- a CDS encoding deoxyhypusine synthase yields the protein MSDDSEAYEPPEREEFDHDPVEHACVTAGMSVADLADEYGKAGIGAANLGEAIDVTGEIFASEETTTFFGLAGAMVPAGMRAIVADLIREGHIDALVTTGANLTHDSIEAIGGKHHHGREEHPDLEERDFDEQLRHEEVDRIYNVYLPQEHFALFENHLREEVFEAVGEEVVSIAEFTRQLGRANSEVNDREGIDEDAGIAAAAYENDVPVYVPAIQDSVLGLQAWLRSQVSGFSLDALKDMSPLNDLAYEAESTAAIVVGGGVPKNYVLQTMLVTPEAYDYAVQLTMDPPQTGGLSGATLDEARSWGKLKEDARNVSVYADATITLPLVVAGALDRSE from the coding sequence ATGAGCGACGACAGCGAGGCGTACGAACCGCCGGAGCGCGAGGAGTTCGACCACGACCCCGTCGAGCACGCATGCGTCACCGCGGGGATGTCCGTCGCCGACCTGGCCGACGAATACGGCAAGGCGGGCATCGGTGCCGCGAACCTCGGAGAAGCCATCGACGTGACCGGCGAGATATTCGCAAGCGAGGAGACGACCACCTTCTTCGGCCTCGCGGGGGCGATGGTTCCCGCCGGGATGCGAGCCATCGTCGCCGACCTCATTCGAGAGGGCCACATCGACGCTCTCGTGACGACTGGTGCGAACCTCACCCACGATTCCATCGAGGCCATCGGCGGCAAACACCACCACGGTCGGGAGGAACACCCCGACCTCGAAGAGCGGGACTTCGACGAGCAGTTGCGCCACGAGGAAGTCGACCGCATCTACAACGTGTATCTCCCACAGGAGCACTTCGCGCTGTTCGAGAACCACCTTCGAGAGGAGGTGTTCGAGGCCGTCGGCGAGGAGGTCGTCTCCATCGCCGAGTTCACTCGGCAACTCGGCCGGGCCAACAGCGAGGTCAACGACCGCGAGGGCATAGACGAGGACGCCGGCATCGCCGCCGCGGCATACGAGAACGACGTGCCCGTCTACGTCCCGGCGATTCAGGACTCCGTCCTCGGGTTGCAGGCGTGGCTCCGCTCGCAGGTGTCGGGCTTCTCGCTGGACGCTCTGAAGGACATGTCGCCGCTGAACGACCTCGCCTACGAGGCGGAGTCGACCGCGGCCATCGTCGTCGGCGGTGGCGTCCCGAAGAACTACGTCCTCCAGACGATGCTCGTGACGCCGGAGGCCTACGATTACGCGGTCCAGTTGACGATGGACCCGCCGCAAACCGGCGGTCTCTCTGGGGCGACACTAGACGAGGCGCGGTCGTGGGGGAAACTGAAGGAAGACGCACGGAACGTCTCGGTGTACGCCGACGCCACCATCACGCTCCCGCTCGTGGTCGCGGGGGCGCTCGACCGAAGCGAGTAG
- a CDS encoding outer membrane protein assembly factor BamB family protein — protein sequence MSWSRRRLLAATGSVAALSGCLNLFADDDRALSESPTGTWQQAGHDARNTSASDVTVPDRGTPAWNGGGATTIPPLIAGETVYAVGDALTALDAKTGDQEWQTELDSESSRVSSTQPAIAGEHVLFASEGQLRSFDVEDGSERWAESIDCAPIGPITVDPDNEIGIVPFERPKTGEAVMELVAFAVSSGETEWTAPLLASVLTTPPAISDGRVFAAGYARDETPVIRCLEAERGEFLWERELDDIMTRPVATEDRILVGDGGSLAIYDPAGGERLASMEIEGREIQGIAVDDGTAFVLSDDGLVALSVSDSSERWFVEGDPHADGLAVGRNSVVAPLTGDTFDLDTPWPCIAAFDRSDGATQWYYAIDEGFDPAIGAPPVIADGVVFAMSNKQSGITALGDLPSEND from the coding sequence ATGAGTTGGAGCCGCCGCCGCCTCCTCGCTGCGACCGGCAGTGTCGCCGCACTGTCGGGGTGTCTGAACCTCTTCGCAGACGACGATCGCGCCCTCTCCGAATCCCCCACCGGAACGTGGCAGCAAGCGGGTCACGATGCCCGAAACACGTCCGCATCCGATGTCACCGTCCCCGACCGCGGGACACCGGCTTGGAACGGTGGTGGTGCCACAACAATCCCACCGCTAATCGCTGGTGAGACAGTGTATGCGGTCGGCGATGCGTTGACCGCGTTGGATGCGAAGACCGGCGACCAGGAGTGGCAAACCGAGCTCGATAGCGAATCCTCGAGGGTATCGTCCACCCAGCCGGCCATCGCTGGCGAGCACGTCCTGTTTGCCTCAGAGGGTCAGTTACGCTCGTTCGATGTCGAAGATGGCAGTGAACGATGGGCAGAATCGATTGACTGCGCTCCAATCGGGCCGATAACCGTCGACCCGGACAACGAAATCGGAATCGTCCCCTTCGAACGACCGAAGACGGGCGAAGCCGTCATGGAACTCGTGGCATTTGCCGTTTCGTCGGGTGAGACCGAGTGGACGGCGCCACTACTGGCGTCCGTTTTGACCACGCCACCAGCGATATCCGACGGCCGGGTCTTTGCTGCGGGATACGCACGCGATGAGACGCCGGTTATCCGCTGTTTGGAGGCCGAACGTGGCGAATTCCTGTGGGAACGAGAGCTGGACGACATAATGACCCGGCCAGTAGCCACAGAAGACAGGATTCTCGTTGGCGATGGCGGGAGTCTCGCCATCTACGACCCTGCGGGAGGTGAGCGTCTGGCGTCGATGGAGATCGAGGGCCGCGAAATCCAAGGAATCGCCGTCGACGACGGAACGGCGTTCGTCCTCTCCGACGACGGGCTAGTCGCACTGTCGGTTTCGGACAGTTCGGAACGCTGGTTTGTCGAAGGCGACCCACATGCAGACGGACTCGCAGTCGGTCGAAACAGTGTCGTCGCTCCACTCACCGGAGATACCTTCGATCTCGACACGCCCTGGCCGTGCATCGCGGCCTTCGATCGGAGCGACGGAGCGACTCAGTGGTATTACGCGATCGACGAGGGTTTCGATCCGGCGATCGGTGCGCCACCAGTCATTGCCGACGGCGTTGTGTTCGCGATGAGCAACAAGCAGTCCGGGATTACTGCCCTCGGCGATCTGCCGTCCGAAAATGACTAA